A genomic stretch from Hemicordylus capensis ecotype Gifberg chromosome 1, rHemCap1.1.pri, whole genome shotgun sequence includes:
- the FZD5 gene encoding frizzled-5 — MAGFSPSLRDTLLSLLLFLLEAPVPAPAASKAIVCQEITVPMCKGIGYNFTYMPNQFNHDTQDEAGLEVHQFWPLVEIQCSLDLKFFLCSMYTPICLLDYAKPLPPCRSVCERAKAGCSPLMRQYGFAWPERMNCDKLPVLGDAELLCMDYNRTETTTLPPFFTKPTRPSKGTHKNLTPLNGQHPPGGDCKRACECKEPLVLISKETHPLYNKIETGHVRNCAIPCFQPYFTQDEKTFATFWIGLWSVLCFISTFTTVATFLIDMERFKYPERPIIFLSSCYLFVSIGYIIRLVVGHASVACNKDYNHIHYETTGPALCTVVFLLIYFFGMASSIWWVILSLTWFLAAGMKWGNEAIASYSQYFHMAAWLIPSVKSIAVLALSSVDGDPVAGICYVGNQNLDKLRGFVLAPLVVYLFTGTMFLLAGFVSLFRIRSVIKQGGTKTDKLEKLMIRIGIFTVLYTVPATIVVACYIYEQHYRERWEIAQNCSCPGDKHKLKPDYAVFMLKYFMCLVVGITSGVWIWSGKTLESWRRFTGRCCRSGKPISTAMYSEANTALTARTAVPSSASYHKQVPLSHV; from the coding sequence ATGGCTGGGTTCAGCCCTAGCCTGAGAGACACTTTGTTGAGCCTTTTGCTCTTCCTGCTGGAGGCTCCCGTCCCCGCGCCCGCTGCATCCAAAGCCATCGTGTGCCAAGAGATCACCGTGCCCATGTGCAAGGGCATTGGCTACAATTTCACTTACATGCCTAACCAGTTCAACCACGACACGCAAGACGAAGCTGGGCTGGAGGTGCACCAGTTCTGGCCGCTGGTCGAGATCCAGTGCTCTCTGGACCTGAAGTTTTTCCTCTGCAGCATGTACACCCCCATCTGCTTACTGGACTATGCCAAGCCTCTGCCGCCCTGCCGGTCAGTGTGCGAGAGGGCCAAGGCTGGCTGCTCTCCTCTGATGAGGCAATACGGTTTTGCTTGGCCGGAGAGGATGAACTGCGACAAGCTGCCGGTCCTGGGAGATGCCGAGTTGCTGTGCATGGATTATAACCGGACGGAGACCACCACGTTGCCCCCCTTTTTTACAAAACCTACTCGTCCCTCCAAAGGTACCCACAAAAACCTCACTCCACTAAATGGTCAGCATCCTCCTGGTGGGGACTGTAAGCGGGCATGTGAATGCAAAGAGCCTCTGGTCTTAATCTCCAAAGAAACCCACCCTCTCTACAACAAGATTGAGACAGGTCACGTCCGCAACTGTGCCATCCCCTGCTTTCAGCCCTATTTCACCCAAGATGAGAAGACGTTTGCCACCTTCTGGATAGGCTTGTGGTCAGTCCTCTGTTTCATCTCCACCTTCACCACGGTGGCCACGTTCCTGATTGACATGGAGAGGTTCAAGTACCCAGAGCGTCCCATCATTTTCTTGTCCTCCTGCTATCTCTTTGTGTCCATTGGCTACATCATCCGGCTTGTTGTGGGCCATGCCAGTGTAGCCTGCAACAAAGATTACAACCACATACACTACGAGACCACAGGGCCTGCACTCTGCACCGTGGTCTTCCTCCTGATCTACTTCTTTGGCATGGCCAGCTCCATCTGGTGGGTCATCTTGTCTCTCACCTGGTTCCTGGCCGCTGGGATGAAATGGGGGAATGAGGCCATTGCTAGCTACTCTCAGTATTTTCACATGGCGGCCTGGCTTATTCCGAGCGTCAAGTCCATAGCTGTGCTAGCCCTGAGCTCAGTGGATGGGGACCCGGTGGCTGGCATCTGCTACGTGGGAAATCAGAACCTGGACAAGCTCCGGGGTTTTGTGTTGGCTCCCTTAGTGGTGTACCTCTTCACTGGGACCATGTTTCTGCTAGCAGGTTTTGTGTCCCTCTTCAGGATCCGGAGCGTTATTAAACAAGGGGGCACAAAAACGGACAAGCTGGAGAAGCTGATGATCCGGATAGgtatcttcactgtcctttacaCTGTTCCGGCCACCATAGTGGTGGCTTGCTACATCTATGAACAGCACTACAGGGAGAGGTGGGAGATTGCTCAGAACTGCTCTTGCCCTGGCGACAAGCACAAGCTGAAGCCTGACTATGCGGTCTTCATGTTGAAGTATTTCATGTGCCTGGTGGTGGGTATTACCTCTGGGGTCTGGATTTGGTCTGGCAAGACTCTTGAGTCTTGGAGGCGGTTCACAGGTCGATGTTGCAGGAGTGGGAAGCCCATCAGCACTGCCATGTATAGTGAAGCTAACACCGCACTGACAGCAAGGACTGCGGTGCCCAGTTCGGCTTCTTACCACAAACAAGTCCCACTGTCCCATGTATGA